One Astatotilapia calliptera chromosome 1, fAstCal1.2, whole genome shotgun sequence DNA segment encodes these proteins:
- the lingo1b gene encoding leucine-rich repeat and immunoglobulin-like domain-containing nogo receptor-interacting protein 1-B codes for MTVLVSSRMVFGEAGGHSYLVACWQPILFLMLGTVLSGSTTGCPSRCDCNAQERSVVCHRRRLASLPEGIPTETKLLDLSKNRLKTLGPEEFINYPQLEELQLNENAISSIEPGAFGNLMNLRTLGLRNNELKLIQLGVFTGLNNLTQLDISENKIVILLDYMFQELYNLRALEVGDNDLVFISPRSFHGLSNLESLNIEGYNLASVPTDALSHLHNLLSLRLRYLNVTVIRDYSFKRLYRLRVLEISHMPSLDTMTPKCLFGLNLTSLSITNCNLTVIPYQAISHLRYLRFLNLSFNPIRTVEGNQLFNLQKLQAFHLAGGKLVAIEPYSFKGLNHLRVLNVSSNALSTLEESVFHSVGNLETLALYDNPLACDCRLLWVFRRRWRLNFNRQQPMCASPEVVQGKEFKDFPDILPPDYFNCKKSKIEDYKVQESHVDEGTTVNFACQAEGDPVPVIMWLSPKKEYITTKTMRSRLSVSNDGTLEVRYAQIQDNGTYTCIASNAAGNDTKAAHLFVHSYSPNWPHQPNKTFAFISNQPSDEGANVTRATVPFPFDVKTLIIATTMGFISFLGVVLFCLVILFLWSRGKDNTKSSIEAEYVPRKEETEEASPTEAPVQFNMKIM; via the exons ATGACAGTCCTG GTAAGCAGTAGGATGGTGTTTGGAGAGGCAGGAGGGCACAGCTACTTGGTGGCGTGCTGGCAGCCCATCCTGTTCCTGATGCTGGGCACCGTCCTTTCTGGCTCCACCACTGGTTGCCCTTCCAGATGTGACTGCAACGCTCAGGAGCGTTCAGTCGTGTGCCATCGACGGAGACTAGCAAGTCTTCCTGAGGGCATCCCCACTGAAACAAAGCTGTTAGACCTCAGCAAGAACCGCCTGAAGACCCTGGGGCCTGAGGAGTTCATTAATTATCCTCAGCTGGAGGAACTGCAACTTAACGAAAACGCAATTTCTTCTATTGAGCCTGGGGCTTTTGGCAACCTCATGAACCTTCGGACGCTCGGTTTGCGCAACAATGAGCTAAAGCTTATTCAGCTTGGGGTGTTCACAGGCCTGAACAACCTCACCCAGCTGGATATAAGTGAGAACAAAATTGTCATTCTGCTCGATTATATGTTCCAGGAGTTGTACAACCTGAGGGCTTTGGAAGTTGGTGACAATGACCTGGTTTTTATCTCACCCCGATCATTTCACGGACTCAGCAACCTTGAAAGTCTCAATATTGAGGGATACAATCTGGCCTCAGTGCCCACTGATGCCCTTAGCCATTTGCATAACCTGTTGTCACTTCGATTACGCTATCTCAACGTCACTGTCATAAGGGATTACTCCTTTAAGAGGCTATATCGACTAAGAGTACTGGAGATATCTCACATGCCTTCTCTGGATACCATGACCCCAAAATGCTTGTTCGGACTCAATCTCACTTCACTATCCATCACAAATTGTAATCTTACCGTCATCCCCTACCAAGCTATCAGTCACCTGAGATATCTTCGTTTTCTCAATCTGTCTTTCAATCCCATTCGCACTGTGGAAGGGAACCAGCTGTTCAATCTACAGAAGCTCCAGGCTTTTCATTTGGCTGGTGGAAAATTAGTTGCCATTGAGCCCTACTCCTTCAAAGGCCTCAACCACCTCCGTGTACTCAATGTATCCAGCAATGCCTTGAGCACTCTGGAGGAGTCTGTTTTTCACTCAGTTGGAAACCTGGAGACACTGGCATTGTATGACAACCCACTGGCCTGCGACTGTCGTTTGCTCTGGGTCTTCCGTCGGCGATGGAGGCTAAACTTCAACAGGCAACAGCCCATGTGTGCTTCACCAGAGGTTGTGCAAGGAAAAGAGTTTAAGGATTTTCCAGACATACTCCCTCCTGACTACTTCAACTGCAAAAAATCAAAGATCGAGGATTACAAGGTTCAAGAAAGCCACGTAGACGAAGGAACTACAGTTAATTTTGCTTGCCAGGCCGAGGGTGATCCAGTTCCTGTGATAATGTGGCTGTCCCCGAAAAAGGAATACATCACTACCAAAACGATGAGGTCAAGACTTTCTGTCTCTAATGACGGTACTTTGGAGGTGCGTTACGCCCAAATCCAGGACAATGGCACTTACACGTGCATTGCAAGCAATGCGGCAGGCAACGACACCAAAGCTGCTCACCTTTTTGTGCATAGCTACTCCCCGAATTGGCCCCACCAACCAAACAAGACATTTGCCTTCATTTCCAACCAGCCTAGTGATGAAGGTGCTAATGTGACCCGGGCCACAGTTCCATTTCCATTTGATGTAAAGACACTTATTATTGCAACCACCATGGGATTTATCTCTTTCCTTGGAGTGGTCCTCTTCTGTCTTGTAATATTGTTCCTCTGGAGTAGAGGGAAAGACAATACAAAGTCAAGTATAGAGGCTGAATATGTGCCACGTAAAGAGGAAACAGAGGAGGCCAGCCCAACTGAGGCACCGGTGCAGTTCAACATGAAAATCATGTGA